A DNA window from Carnobacterium funditum DSM 5970 contains the following coding sequences:
- a CDS encoding peptidoglycan DD-metalloendopeptidase family protein, protein MKKKLTTGLIAAMLLAGPFVMPTMVNAESVQSLEKQRQELETKSNDLNSKIKTQENKMDSLESKKTEIENDVKKLQSNIDEVVIKLHEQEKKLKESKEKIEKLQKEIEALKELIAQREEKLQNQARVIQTDGKASNMVEMVISSESLSDLIGRVGIINQLVSANKEIVTEQENDKATLEVNEKEAKNEKVAIEKLKSNIEVTKNNLVAQKAEMDDHIVQLAVQYNMTENEKNTFVDEQKVVATKTSVLSKELQQEKQRIFEAEKARQAQARAVAEKAAEKAAKQEEQKLAASSKNNTKAPQASKAPQAETTKPNSVASSSSNGSGFIRPSNGVVTSQFGYRIHPITGESKLHGGTDFGGSGAIIAAQSGVIEVAGYGSGWGNHVIINHGNGLKTLYAHMVSGSLAVAPGQNVSQGQQLGIMGTTGASTGVHLHFEVYVNGTRVNPASYLGL, encoded by the coding sequence TTGAAAAAGAAACTAACTACTGGATTAATTGCAGCGATGTTGCTTGCAGGTCCTTTTGTAATGCCAACAATGGTGAATGCTGAGAGTGTTCAAAGCTTAGAAAAACAAAGACAAGAACTTGAAACTAAATCAAATGACTTAAATTCTAAAATAAAAACCCAAGAAAATAAAATGGATAGCTTAGAATCAAAAAAAACTGAGATAGAAAATGATGTAAAAAAACTACAATCTAATATAGATGAAGTGGTTATCAAATTACACGAACAAGAGAAAAAATTGAAAGAATCAAAAGAAAAAATCGAGAAATTACAAAAAGAAATTGAAGCTTTAAAAGAACTGATTGCACAACGAGAAGAAAAATTACAAAACCAAGCTCGTGTTATCCAAACAGATGGTAAAGCATCTAATATGGTAGAAATGGTGATTTCTTCTGAGAGTTTATCAGATTTAATTGGGCGTGTCGGCATAATCAATCAATTAGTGTCAGCTAACAAAGAAATAGTAACTGAACAAGAGAATGATAAAGCCACATTAGAAGTAAATGAAAAAGAAGCAAAAAATGAAAAAGTAGCGATAGAAAAATTAAAAAGTAATATTGAAGTAACTAAAAATAACTTAGTCGCTCAAAAAGCTGAAATGGATGATCACATTGTTCAACTAGCTGTTCAATACAATATGACAGAAAATGAAAAAAACACATTTGTGGATGAACAAAAAGTAGTTGCTACAAAAACTAGTGTTTTATCTAAAGAACTTCAACAAGAAAAACAACGGATTTTTGAAGCAGAAAAAGCCCGTCAAGCACAAGCTAGAGCAGTTGCAGAAAAAGCCGCTGAAAAAGCGGCTAAACAAGAAGAACAAAAATTAGCAGCCTCTTCAAAAAATAATACAAAAGCACCACAAGCATCAAAAGCACCACAAGCAGAAACGACGAAACCAAACAGTGTAGCGAGTAGTTCTAGTAATGGTTCAGGCTTTATCCGTCCAAGTAATGGCGTAGTAACCTCTCAATTTGGGTATCGTATTCACCCAATTACTGGAGAGAGTAAATTACATGGTGGAACGGACTTTGGTGGAAGTGGAGCTATCATCGCTGCTCAAAGTGGAGTAATTGAAGTGGCCGGTTATGGTTCAGGTTGGGGAAATCATGTTATAATTAATCATGGCAATGGCTTAAAAACACTTTATGCGCACATGGTTTCAGGTAGTTTAGCCGTAGCACCAGGACAAAATGTTTCTCAAGGGCAACAATTAGGAATAATGGGTACGACGGGTGCATCAACAGGTGTCCATCTTCATTTTGAAGTATATGTGAATGGTACTCGAGTCAATCCAGCATCTTATTTAGGATTATAA